One part of the Arabidopsis thaliana chromosome 1 sequence genome encodes these proteins:
- a CDS encoding Signal recognition particle, SRP54 subunit protein (Signal recognition particle, SRP54 subunit protein; FUNCTIONS IN: 7S RNA binding, mRNA binding, nucleoside-triphosphatase activity, GTP binding, nucleotide binding; INVOLVED IN: SRP-dependent cotranslational protein targeting to membrane, signal sequence recognition, SRP-dependent cotranslational protein targeting to membrane; LOCATED IN: signal recognition particle, signal recognition particle, endoplasmic reticulum targeting; EXPRESSED IN: 24 plant structures; EXPRESSED DURING: 15 growth stages; CONTAINS InterPro DOMAIN/s: ATPase, AAA+ type, core (InterPro:IPR003593), Signal recognition particle, SRP54 subunit, helical bundle (InterPro:IPR013822), Signal recognition particle, SRP54 subunit, M-domain (InterPro:IPR004125), Signal recognition particle, SRP54 subunit (InterPro:IPR006325), Signal recognition particle, SRP54 subunit, GTPase (InterPro:IPR000897); BEST Arabidopsis thaliana protein match is: Signal recognition particle, SRP54 subunit protein (TAIR:AT5G49500.1); Has 17579 Blast hits to 17572 proteins in 2934 species: Archae - 472; Bacteria - 10667; Metazoa - 363; Fungi - 296; Plants - 287; Viruses - 1; Other Eukaryotes - 5493 (source: NCBI BLink).) — MVLAELGGRITRAIQQMSNVTIIDEKALNECLNEITRALLQSDVSFPLVKEMQSNIKKIVNLEDLAAGHNKRRIIEQAIFSELCKMLDPGKPAFAPKKAKASVVMFVGLQGAGKTTTCTKYAYYHQKKGYKPALVCADTFRAGAFDQLKQNATKAKIPFYGSYTESDPVKIAVEGVDTFKKENCDLIIVDTSGRHKQEASLFEEMRQVAEATKPDLVIFVMDSSIGQAAFDQAQAFKQSVAVGAVIITKMDGHAKGGGALSAVAATKSPVIFIGTGEHMDEFEVFDVKPFVSRLLGMGDWSGFVDKLQEVVPKDQQPELLEKLSQGNFTLRIMYDQFQNILNMGPLKEVFSMLPGISAEMMPKGHEKESQAKIKRYMTMMDSMTNDELDSSNPKVFNESRMMRIARGSGRQVREVMEMLEEYKRLAKIWSKMKGLKIPKNGDMSALSRNMNAQHMSKVLPPQMLKQIGGMGGLQSLMKQMGSGKDMMGMFGGGDK; from the exons ATGGTGTTGGCGGAGCTAGGCGGGCGGATTACCCGCGCGATACAGCAGATGAGCAATGTGACAATTATCGATGAGAAGGCTTTGAATGAATGCTTGAACGAGATCACTCGTGCTTTGCTTCAATCCGATGTTTCATTTCCCCTTGTGAAAGAGATGCAGagtaatattaagaaaatcgTCAATCTTGAAGATCTAGCAGCTGGTCACAACAAGCGCCGGATCATTGAAcag GCTATCTTTAGTGAACTCTGTAAGATGTTGGATCCAGGGAAGCCTGCGTTTGCTCCTAAAAAAGCTAAAGCTAGTGTAGTTATGTTTGTTGGATTACAAG GTGCTGGAAAGACGACAACTTGTACTAAGTATGCTTATTATCATCAGAAGAAAGGATACAAACCAGCTTTGGTTTGTGCGGATACTTTCAGGGCTGGTGCGTTCGATCAGCTGAAACAGAATGCTACCAAGGCTAAGATCCCCTTTTATGGAAG CTACACGGAATCCGATCCTGTGAAAATTGCTGTTGAGGGAGTAGATAcgtttaagaaagaaaactgtGATCTCATTATTGTTGATACCAGTGGTCGCCATAAACAAGAAGCTTCTCTCTTTGAAGAAATGCGTCAAGTTGCTGAAGCAACG AAACCAGATCTTGTTATATTTGTTATGGATAGCAGTATTGGTCAAGCTGCATTTGATCAAGCTCAAGCCTTTAAGCAGAGTGTTGCTGTTGGAGCTGTAATTATTACTAAGATGGACGGCCATGCCAAGGGTGGTGGGGCTCTTAGCGC tGTTGCAGCTACGAAAAGTCCTGTGATATTTATCGGAACAGGAGAGCATATGGATGAGTTTGAAGTGTTTGACGTCAAACCATTTGTCAGCCGTCTCTTAG GAATGGGTGATTGGTCTGGATTCGTGGATAAGCTACAAGAGGTAGTACCTAAAGATCAACAGCCTGAACTTCTGGAAAAGCTCTCTCAGGGTAACTTTACGTTGAGAATTATGTACGACCAGTTCCAGAACATACTGAACATGGGTCCACTTAAGGAG GTTTTCTCAATGCTGCCTGGAATTAGTGCTGAAATGATGCCGAAAGGACATGAGAAAGAAAGCCAGGCGAAGATAAAGCGGTACATGACAATGATGGATTCTATGACAAATGATG AACTGGACAGCTCAAACCCAAAGGTGTTTAACGAGTCACGGATGATGCGGATAGCAAGAGGGTCAGGGAGGCAAGTAAGAGAAGTGATGGAGATGTTGGAAGAGTACAAGAGGCTAGCGAAGATATGGAGCAAGATGAAAGGACTCAAGATCCCAAAGAATGGAGATATGAGTGCACTCTCGAGAAACATGAACGCACAGCACATGAGCAAGGTCCTCCCACCTCAGATGCTCAAGCAGATTGGCGGCATGGGCGGTCTGCAGAGTCTAATGAAGCAGATGGGTTCCGGCAAGGACATGATGGGAATGTTCGGTGGCGGAGACAAGTAG
- a CDS encoding Signal recognition particle, SRP54 subunit protein (Signal recognition particle, SRP54 subunit protein; FUNCTIONS IN: 7S RNA binding, mRNA binding, nucleoside-triphosphatase activity, GTP binding, nucleotide binding; INVOLVED IN: SRP-dependent cotranslational protein targeting to membrane, signal sequence recognition, SRP-dependent cotranslational protein targeting to membrane; LOCATED IN: signal recognition particle, signal recognition particle, endoplasmic reticulum targeting; EXPRESSED IN: 24 plant structures; EXPRESSED DURING: 15 growth stages; CONTAINS InterPro DOMAIN/s: ATPase, AAA+ type, core (InterPro:IPR003593), Signal recognition particle, SRP54 subunit, helical bundle (InterPro:IPR013822), Signal recognition particle, SRP54 subunit, M-domain (InterPro:IPR004125), Signal recognition particle, SRP54 subunit (InterPro:IPR006325), Signal recognition particle, SRP54 subunit, GTPase (InterPro:IPR000897); BEST Arabidopsis thaliana protein match is: signal recognition particle 54 kDa subunit (TAIR:AT1G15310.1); Has 17287 Blast hits to 17282 proteins in 2918 species: Archae - 472; Bacteria - 10591; Metazoa - 363; Fungi - 288; Plants - 279; Viruses - 1; Other Eukaryotes - 5293 (source: NCBI BLink).) → MVLAELGGRITRAIQQMSNVTIIDEKALNECLNEITRALLQSDVSFPLVKEMQSNIKKIVNLEDLAAGHNKRRIIEQAIFSELCKMLDPGKPAFAPKKAKASVVMFVGLQGAGKTTTCTKYAYYHQKKGYKPALVCADTFRAGAFDQLKQNATKAKIPFYGSYTESDPVKIAVEGVDTFKKENCDLIIVDTSGRHKQEASLFEEMRQVAEATKPDLVIFVMDSSIGQAAFDQAQAFKQSVAVGAVIITKMDGHAKGGGALSAVAATKSPVIFIGTGEHMDEFEVFDVKPFVSRLLGMGDWSGFVDKLQEVVPKDQQPELLEKLSQGNFTLRIMYDQFQNILNMGPLKEVFSMLPGISAEMMPKGHEKESQAKIKRYMTMMDSMTNDELDSSNPKVFNESRMMRIARGSGRQVREVMEICSSRLAAWAVCRV, encoded by the exons ATGGTGTTGGCGGAGCTAGGCGGGCGGATTACCCGCGCGATACAGCAGATGAGCAATGTGACAATTATCGATGAGAAGGCTTTGAATGAATGCTTGAACGAGATCACTCGTGCTTTGCTTCAATCCGATGTTTCATTTCCCCTTGTGAAAGAGATGCAGagtaatattaagaaaatcgTCAATCTTGAAGATCTAGCAGCTGGTCACAACAAGCGCCGGATCATTGAAcag GCTATCTTTAGTGAACTCTGTAAGATGTTGGATCCAGGGAAGCCTGCGTTTGCTCCTAAAAAAGCTAAAGCTAGTGTAGTTATGTTTGTTGGATTACAAG GTGCTGGAAAGACGACAACTTGTACTAAGTATGCTTATTATCATCAGAAGAAAGGATACAAACCAGCTTTGGTTTGTGCGGATACTTTCAGGGCTGGTGCGTTCGATCAGCTGAAACAGAATGCTACCAAGGCTAAGATCCCCTTTTATGGAAG CTACACGGAATCCGATCCTGTGAAAATTGCTGTTGAGGGAGTAGATAcgtttaagaaagaaaactgtGATCTCATTATTGTTGATACCAGTGGTCGCCATAAACAAGAAGCTTCTCTCTTTGAAGAAATGCGTCAAGTTGCTGAAGCAACG AAACCAGATCTTGTTATATTTGTTATGGATAGCAGTATTGGTCAAGCTGCATTTGATCAAGCTCAAGCCTTTAAGCAGAGTGTTGCTGTTGGAGCTGTAATTATTACTAAGATGGACGGCCATGCCAAGGGTGGTGGGGCTCTTAGCGC tGTTGCAGCTACGAAAAGTCCTGTGATATTTATCGGAACAGGAGAGCATATGGATGAGTTTGAAGTGTTTGACGTCAAACCATTTGTCAGCCGTCTCTTAG GAATGGGTGATTGGTCTGGATTCGTGGATAAGCTACAAGAGGTAGTACCTAAAGATCAACAGCCTGAACTTCTGGAAAAGCTCTCTCAGGGTAACTTTACGTTGAGAATTATGTACGACCAGTTCCAGAACATACTGAACATGGGTCCACTTAAGGAG GTTTTCTCAATGCTGCCTGGAATTAGTGCTGAAATGATGCCGAAAGGACATGAGAAAGAAAGCCAGGCGAAGATAAAGCGGTACATGACAATGATGGATTCTATGACAAATGATG AACTGGACAGCTCAAACCCAAAGGTGTTTAACGAGTCACGGATGATGCGGATAGCAAGAGGGTCAGGGAGGCAAGTAAGAGAAGTGATGGAGAT ATGCTCAAGCAGATTGGCGGCATGGGCGGTCTGCAGAGTCTAA
- the YUC10 gene encoding Flavin-containing monooxygenase family protein (YUC10; FUNCTIONS IN: NADP or NADPH binding, oxidoreductase activity, monooxygenase activity, FAD binding, flavin-containing monooxygenase activity; INVOLVED IN: regulation of anatomical structure morphogenesis; LOCATED IN: cellular_component unknown; EXPRESSED IN: sperm cell; CONTAINS InterPro DOMAIN/s: Pyridine nucleotide-disulphide oxidoreductase, class-II (InterPro:IPR000103), FAD-dependent pyridine nucleotide-disulphide oxidoreductase (InterPro:IPR013027), Flavin-containing monooxygenase-like (InterPro:IPR020946); BEST Arabidopsis thaliana protein match is: Flavin-binding monooxygenase family protein (TAIR:AT1G21430.1); Has 10747 Blast hits to 10734 proteins in 1402 species: Archae - 41; Bacteria - 5770; Metazoa - 759; Fungi - 1564; Plants - 638; Viruses - 0; Other Eukaryotes - 1975 (source: NCBI BLink).) yields METVVVIVGAGPAGLATSVCLNQHSIPNVILEKEDIYASLWKKRAYDRLKLHLAKEFCQLPFMPHGREVPTFMSKELFVNYLDAYVARFDINPRYNRTVKSSTFDESNNKWRVVAENTVTGETEVYWSEFLVVATGENGDGNIPMVEGIDTFGGEIMHSSEYKSGRDFKDKNVLVVGGGNSGMEISFDLCNFGANTTILIRTPRHVVTKEVIHLGMTLLKYAPVAMVDTLVTTMAKILYGDLSKYGLFRPKQGPFATKLFTGKAPVIDVGTVEKIRDGEIQVINGGIGSINGKTLTFENGHKQDFDAIVFATGYKSSVCNWLEDYEYVMKKDGFPKAPMPKHWKGEKNLYCAGFSRKGIAGGAEDAMSVADDIRSILATLKNN; encoded by the exons ATGGAGACCGTAGTGGTGATTGTGGGAGCTGGACCGGCCGGTTTAGCAACATCGGTTTGTCTAAACCAACACTCAATCCCAAACGTGATCCTCGAGAAAGAAGACATCTATGCATCCCTTTGGAAGAAACGAGCGTACGATCGTCTCAAACTTCACTTAGCCAAAGAATTTTGCCAGCTTCCTTTCATGCCACACGGTCGTGAGGTTCCAACCTTTATGTCCAAAGAGCTTTTCGTCAACTACCTTGACGCTTACGTTGCCCGTTTCGACATCAACCCTAGGTACAACCGTACCGTGAAGTCCTCAACGTTCGATGAGTCCAATAACAAGTGGAGGGTCGTGGCCGAAAACACGGTAACCGGAGAAACCGAGGTGTATTGGTCGGAGTTTCTGGTGGTTGCGACCGGGGAGAACGGAGATGGGAATATTCCGATGGTGGAGGGGATTGACACTTTTGGGGGAGAGATTATGCACTCGAGTGAGTACAAGTCCGGTCGtgattttaaagataaaaatgttCTTGTGGTCGGAGGTGGAAATTCCGGTATGGAGATTAGTTTTGATCTTTGCAACTTCGGAGCTAATACGACCATTCTAATTAGAACTCCA AGACACGTGGTGACTAAAGAAGTGATACACTTGGGGATGACACTTCTGAAGTATGCTCCAGTGGCGATGGTCGACACATTGGTGACGACTATGGCAAAAATTTTGTACGGAGATCTCTCCAAGTACGGACTCTTCCGACCAAAACAAGGTCCTTTCGCCACCAAACTCTTTACCGGAAAAGCTCCTGTCATTGATGTTGGAACTGTCGAGAAGATTCGCGATGGCGAGATTCAG GTTATCAATGGTGGGATTGGAAGCATCAACGGGAAGACCTTGACGTTCGAAAACGGACATAAACAAGATTTCGATGCGATTGTGTTTGCTACTGGTTACAAAAGCTCCGTTTGCAATTGGTTAGAG GACTATGAATACGTGATGAAGAAGGATGGATTCCCCAAAGCACCGATGCCAAAACATTggaaaggagagaagaatCTTTACTGTGCCGGATTTTCAAGAAAAGGAATCGCCGGAGGTGCTGAGGATGCTATGTCTGTAGCCGACGACATCAGATCTATCTTGGCTaccttaaaaaataattga
- a CDS encoding uncharacterized protein (unknown protein; Has 30201 Blast hits to 17322 proteins in 780 species: Archae - 12; Bacteria - 1396; Metazoa - 17338; Fungi - 3422; Plants - 5037; Viruses - 0; Other Eukaryotes - 2996 (source: NCBI BLink).): MDSPKHRCQIIGKERRIFTVPDFKEKESSEVPRMLCPSPTTSDLSWLP; the protein is encoded by the coding sequence ATGGATTCCCCAAAGCACCGATGCCAGATCATTggaaaggagagaagaatCTTTACTGTGCCGGATTTTAAAGAAAAGGAATCGTCGGAGGTGCCGAGGATGCTATGTCCATCGCCGACGACATCAGATCTATCTTGGCTaccataa
- the NUC-L1 gene encoding nucleolin like 1 (nucleolin like 1 (NUC-L1); FUNCTIONS IN: nucleotide binding, nucleic acid binding; INVOLVED IN: in 12 processes; LOCATED IN: nucleolus; EXPRESSED IN: 33 plant structures; EXPRESSED DURING: 13 growth stages; CONTAINS InterPro DOMAIN/s: RNA recognition motif, RNP-1 (InterPro:IPR000504), Nucleotide-binding, alpha-beta plait (InterPro:IPR012677); BEST Arabidopsis thaliana protein match is: nucleolin like 2 (TAIR:AT3G18610.1); Has 233653 Blast hits to 109332 proteins in 3530 species: Archae - 628; Bacteria - 50205; Metazoa - 82232; Fungi - 34500; Plants - 18462; Viruses - 1662; Other Eukaryotes - 45964 (source: NCBI BLink).), whose amino-acid sequence MGKSKSATKVVAEIKATKPLKKGKREPEDDIDTKVSLKKQKKDVIAAVQKEKAVKKVPKKVESSDDSDSESEEEEKAKKVPAKKAASSSDESSDDSSSDDEPAPKKAVAATNGTVAKKSKDDSSSSDDDSSDEEVAVTKKPAAAAKNGSVKAKKESSSEDDSSSEDEPAKKPAAKIAKPAAKDSSSSDDDSDEDSEDEKPATKKAAPAAAKAASSSDSSDEDSDEESEDEKPAQKKADTKASKKSSSDESSESEEDESEDEEETPKKKSSDVEMVDAEKSSAKQPKTPSTPAAGGSKTLFAANLSFNIERADVENFFKEAGEVVDVRFSTNRDDGSFRGFGHVEFASSEEAQKALEFHGRPLLGREIRLDIAQERGERGERPAFTPQSGNFRSGGDGGDEKKIFVKGFDASLSEDDIKNTLREHFSSCGEIKNVSVPIDRDTGNSKGIAYLEFSEGKEKALELNGSDMGGGFYLVVDEPRPRGDSSGGGGFGRGNGRFGSGGGRGRDGGRGRFGSGGGRGRDGGRGRFGSGGGRGSDRGRGRPSFTPQGKKTTFGDE is encoded by the exons ATGGGAAAGTCTAAATCCGCCACCAAa gTTGTTGCAGAGATTAAGGCCACTAAGCCTTTGAAGAAAG GCAAGAGAGAGCCTGAAGATGATATTGACACCAAAGTGAGTCttaagaagcagaagaaagaCGTGATTGCTGCTGTCCAGAAGGAAAAAGCTGTGAAGAAGGTTCCTAAGAAGGTTGAGAGCTCTGATGATTCAGATTCTGAATctgaggaagaggagaag GCTAAGAAAGTCCCAGCCAAGAAGGCTGCTTCAAGCAGTGATGAGTCATCTGATGACTCTTCTTCAGATGATGAACCTGCACCCAAGAAGGCCGTTGCTGCTACTAACGGAACTGTTGCAAAGAAGTCTAAGGatgactcatcatcatctgatgatgattcttcaGACGAG GAAGTTGCTGTCACCAAGAAGCCCGCAGCTGCTGCTAAAAATGGCTCTGTAAAGGCCAAGAAAGAGAGTTCGTCTGAAGATGATTCATCTTCTGAAGAC GAACCTGCGAAGAAACCTGCTGCTAAGATTGCCAAGCCAGCTGCTAAGGATTCTTCATCCTCTGATGATGACTCAGATGAGGATTCCGAGGATGAG aaaCCTGCTACCAAGAAGGCAGCTCCTGCTGCTGCCAAGGCTGCAAGCAGCTCAGATTCATCAGATGAAGATTCTGATGAG GAAAGTGAAGATGAGAAACCTGCCCAGAAAAAGGCTGACACTAAGGCCTCTAAAAAATCGAGTAGTGATGAGTCAAGCGAGTCTGAGGAAGATGAGAGTGAAGACGAGGAGGAAACCCCTAAGAAAAAG agCTCTGATGTAGAAATGGTTGATGCTGAGAAATCAAGTGCTAAACAG CCAAAGACACCATCCACTCCTGCTGCTGGAGGATCAAAGACACTCTTTGCTGCCAATCTCTCTTTTAACATTGAAAGAGCAGATGT TGAGAATTTCTTCAAAGAAGCTGGTGAAGTTGTTGATGTTAGATTCTCTACCAACAGAGACGATGGTTCTTTCAGGGGATTTGGCCATGTTGAGTTCGCATCTTCTGAAGAAGCACAGAAG GCGCTTGAATTCCATGGTAGGCCATTGCTCGGTCGTGAGATTCGTCTTGATATTGCTCAGGAGAGAGGTGAGAGAGGCGAGAGACCCGCATTCACTCCACAAAGCGG CAACTTCAgaagtggtggtgatggtggtgatgaaaagaaaattttcgtTAAGGGATTTGACGCTTCACTTTCTGAGGATGATATCAAGAACACTTTGAGGGAACATTTCAGTTCATGTGGAGAGATCAAAAATGTATCTGTTCCAATTGACCGTGACACTGGTAACTCCAAAGG AATTGCTTACCTTGAGTTTTCAGAAGGCAAAGAGAAGGCGTTGGAACTAAATGGAAGTGATATGGGAGGAGGATTCTATCTTGTAGTCGATGAGCCTAGACCGAGAGGAGATAgcagtggtggtggtggatttGGAAGGGGCAATGGTCGTTTCGGTAGTGGTGGTGGCAGAGGAAGAGATGGAGGTCGTGGTCGTTTTGGTAGTGGTGGTGGCAGAGGAAGAGATGGAGGTCGTGGTCGTTTTGGTAGTGGTGGTGGCAGGGGAAGTGATCGTGGTCGTGGAAGACCTAGTTTTACTCCCCAAG GTAAGAAGACTACCTTCGGTGACGAGTAG